Proteins found in one Nostoc sp. NIES-3756 genomic segment:
- a CDS encoding response regulator, whose translation MTKKILIVDDEERIRELVQACLEDIGGWDTITAASGVECLTIAPAQIIDAILLDVSMPNMDGFAVYEQLQANSATKSIPVILLTAKVLPSDRTHFAQMGIAGLITKPFEPTTISAEVANILGWDD comes from the coding sequence ATGACTAAAAAAATATTGATTGTTGATGATGAAGAAAGAATCCGCGAACTGGTGCAAGCTTGTTTAGAAGATATAGGCGGATGGGATACAATAACGGCTGCATCAGGAGTTGAATGTTTAACAATCGCTCCAGCACAAATTATAGATGCGATTTTACTTGATGTTTCTATGCCTAATATGGACGGATTTGCAGTTTATGAGCAACTTCAAGCAAATTCTGCAACCAAATCGATACCTGTAATTCTACTGACAGCCAAAGTTTTGCCAAGCGATCGCACTCACTTTGCTCAGATGGGAATTGCTGGTTTAATCACCAAACCTTTTGAACCCACTACTATTTCCGCAGAAGTCGCTAACATTTTAGGATGGGATGATTAA
- a CDS encoding response regulator: MTIANEANITTKTIMLIDEEVNVREIVELCLKDLAGWNVIIADSPLNGLRIAALYHPDAIILDVSMQGMNSFRFMNKLRSNPETEAIPVVVLSAKARWIDSRILQQYKIAGVILKPFDPVKIPNQITALLGWDLIMPVES; the protein is encoded by the coding sequence ATGACTATTGCCAACGAGGCAAATATCACTACTAAAACAATCATGCTCATTGATGAGGAAGTTAATGTACGAGAGATTGTAGAACTCTGCCTCAAAGATTTAGCGGGTTGGAATGTAATAATAGCCGATTCTCCCTTAAACGGGCTGCGGATAGCAGCACTATATCATCCCGATGCGATCATCCTGGATGTATCAATGCAAGGTATGAATAGTTTTAGGTTTATGAATAAACTCAGAAGTAATCCAGAAACTGAAGCTATTCCTGTTGTGGTTTTGAGTGCTAAAGCGCGATGGATTGATTCACGAATCCTTCAACAATATAAAATTGCCGGAGTTATTCTTAAGCCTTTTGATCCAGTGAAAATTCCTAATCAAATTACTGCACTACTAGGCTGGGATTTAATAATGCCAGTTGAAAGTTAA
- a CDS encoding diguanylate cyclase domain-containing protein gives MITMQIHHSSQLSEILKVIVNEVRKMLKSDRVVIYRFLPDGEGVVAEESVNPKWISIQEQLVYNPYFQADLIKQYQAGQVDIIEDINAQPLAPIYKQLLTKLQVRAKLVVPIVVDDQAVDGNYSSSSHLWGLLIVHQCSSPRQWYSLEVEFLQLLAVEIEIFIQQSQKYEKFWQLHQKRRHKFRLARINSRKNIRETAFANQQESICPTLCHVPSALCPLASTTCSVPTVTSNKIAIADLMAFDRLQTPIWIYDIENSRMWWVNQAALHIWNAQSREEILKRNFSNVSESTRIRLQSYIHQFQQGKIIAENWTFYPEGQPVSVRCLCSGVQIEDGRMAMLVEGTTQVTEEIDQEILRAIEGLSHTTLMISLYTTDGVPLMQNPAAFDCYEDTLHPSAGENAFLRHFVDPNIGLQALSVINLGEFFRVETQVFTKAGIRWHEIDVRCPQDPVTGNKMILVNEKDITKEQIALLERQLAQEELRWQEALLRSMTDSSLLAFFVVDNRTDEILYFNQRFCEIWDIEHLEARMRLGELKNNDIIPDCVSLIADVPAFAESCKPLQSQDNRCIIEDEILFVDGRTIRRFSNQIRDSRDKYFGRLYIFEDITSRKQIEAALKASEERWQYALEGNGDGVWDWNAQTNTVFFSRRWKQMLGFEEDEIGNTLNEWDERVHPDDKAQVYEEIEKHFRGEAQQYISEHRVLCKDGTYKWILDRGKIFSRGDNGSPLRLLGTHTDITDRKRMEEALRESEERYHSVITAMTEGIVLQQADGCITACNESAQRILGLTPEQMMGRTSIDKRWQAIHEDGSPFLGQTHPAVVTLQTGQPQYNVIMGVHKPDDSLSWILINSQPLFQPDQAKPYAVVASFTDITASKQAGLALKQQMEQERVVYAISQHIRQTLDLDKILQTTVTEVRNFLQSDRVIIYRFNPDWSAVVITESVAEPWRPILNMKITESNFIETKGKLSGQSTVEITPNIYNAGFAPYHVEFLEQLQVKAKLVLPILHKSNLWGLLVVHHCCAFREWQPTEIQLLQQIATQTAIAIQQSELHQRLQTANRELKNLAMVDQLTGIANRRRFDQKLDCVWRHFLREQGSVSLLLCDIDYFKRYNDTYGHAAGDDCLRLVAAAFQQTVKRSTDLPARYGGEEFVVILPNTDTEGAWQVAQEIHQAVQQLNIPHSASDVKPYVTLSIGIATVIPNSTLTPLNLIEAADQALYQAKAQGRDRAFINEEGERGKGKGEREPHI, from the coding sequence ATGATAACTATGCAAATTCACCACTCATCTCAACTGAGTGAAATTTTGAAAGTAATCGTCAATGAAGTCAGAAAAATGTTAAAAAGCGATCGCGTGGTGATTTATCGCTTTCTACCAGATGGAGAGGGAGTAGTAGCGGAAGAATCTGTCAATCCCAAATGGATATCCATCCAAGAACAATTAGTATACAATCCATATTTTCAAGCTGATTTGATAAAGCAATATCAAGCCGGACAGGTTGATATTATTGAAGATATTAATGCTCAACCACTTGCTCCTATTTATAAACAATTATTAACTAAATTACAAGTTCGGGCTAAGTTAGTAGTACCAATTGTAGTCGATGATCAAGCAGTTGATGGAAATTATTCATCTTCTTCTCATCTGTGGGGTTTGCTGATTGTTCATCAGTGCAGCAGTCCGCGTCAATGGTATAGTTTAGAAGTTGAGTTTTTACAACTACTAGCCGTAGAAATAGAAATTTTTATCCAGCAATCTCAAAAATATGAGAAATTCTGGCAACTCCATCAAAAACGACGGCACAAGTTTAGGTTAGCCAGGATAAATTCCCGAAAAAATATTAGAGAAACTGCATTTGCAAATCAACAAGAAAGTATTTGTCCTACCCTCTGCCATGTGCCATCAGCTCTTTGTCCTTTAGCTTCTACCACCTGTTCTGTACCTACTGTCACCTCAAATAAAATAGCGATCGCAGATTTGATGGCATTTGACAGATTACAAACGCCCATCTGGATTTATGATATAGAAAATTCACGGATGTGGTGGGTGAACCAAGCTGCACTGCATATTTGGAATGCTCAAAGTCGAGAGGAAATACTCAAGCGCAACTTTAGCAATGTTTCTGAGTCCACCCGCATTCGTCTACAGAGCTATATACATCAATTTCAGCAAGGAAAAATTATCGCCGAAAACTGGACATTTTATCCAGAAGGTCAACCTGTGTCTGTTCGCTGCTTGTGTTCTGGAGTGCAAATCGAAGATGGACGCATGGCGATGTTGGTGGAAGGGACAACCCAAGTTACAGAGGAAATTGATCAAGAAATCCTCCGAGCCATTGAAGGGTTAAGTCATACCACCTTAATGATTTCGCTGTATACAACCGATGGTGTACCTTTGATGCAAAACCCCGCAGCTTTTGATTGTTACGAAGATACGCTACACCCATCTGCTGGGGAAAATGCTTTTTTGCGTCACTTTGTTGATCCCAATATTGGACTACAAGCCTTGAGTGTAATTAATTTAGGTGAATTTTTTAGAGTGGAAACTCAAGTCTTCACAAAGGCGGGGATTCGTTGGCATGAGATAGATGTACGTTGCCCTCAAGATCCCGTCACAGGTAACAAGATGATATTGGTGAACGAAAAAGATATTACTAAGGAACAAATTGCTCTGTTAGAGCGCCAACTTGCCCAAGAAGAATTGCGATGGCAGGAAGCTTTGCTGCGTTCAATGACTGATAGTTCTTTACTGGCGTTTTTTGTAGTTGATAATCGCACCGATGAAATTCTCTACTTTAATCAGCGCTTCTGTGAAATTTGGGATATTGAACACCTAGAAGCGAGGATGCGTTTAGGAGAGTTAAAAAATAATGACATCATTCCTGACTGTGTATCTTTGATTGCTGATGTCCCAGCATTTGCCGAATCTTGTAAGCCGTTACAGTCCCAAGATAATCGCTGCATAATTGAGGATGAAATTTTATTTGTTGATGGGCGCACAATTCGCCGCTTTTCTAACCAAATTCGGGATAGTCGAGATAAATATTTTGGCAGATTATACATTTTTGAAGACATCACCTCACGTAAACAAATTGAGGCTGCACTCAAAGCCAGTGAAGAAAGATGGCAATATGCTTTGGAAGGAAATGGTGATGGTGTTTGGGATTGGAATGCTCAAACCAATACAGTTTTTTTCTCGCGTCGTTGGAAACAAATGTTAGGTTTTGAGGAGGATGAGATTGGCAATACTCTCAACGAGTGGGATGAGCGGGTTCACCCAGATGATAAAGCTCAAGTTTACGAAGAGATTGAGAAGCATTTTCGCGGTGAAGCGCAACAGTACATAAGTGAACATCGAGTCCTGTGTAAAGATGGAACTTACAAGTGGATTCTAGACAGAGGGAAAATTTTTAGTCGCGGTGATAATGGTTCGCCTTTACGGTTGCTAGGAACTCATACTGATATCACCGATCGCAAGCGGATGGAAGAAGCGCTACGAGAAAGTGAGGAACGTTATCATTCTGTAATTACAGCGATGACTGAAGGTATTGTCCTACAGCAAGCTGATGGATGTATTACCGCTTGTAATGAGAGCGCCCAAAGAATTTTAGGGTTAACACCTGAGCAGATGATGGGACGAACCTCTATTGATAAGCGATGGCAAGCGATTCACGAAGATGGTTCTCCTTTTCTTGGCCAAACCCATCCTGCTGTTGTCACCTTACAAACTGGACAACCTCAATACAATGTCATCATGGGTGTTCACAAACCTGATGACAGTCTCAGTTGGATTTTGATTAATTCTCAGCCATTATTTCAACCAGATCAAGCAAAGCCTTATGCAGTGGTAGCATCCTTTACGGATATTACCGCTAGTAAACAGGCTGGGCTTGCCCTCAAACAACAAATGGAACAAGAACGGGTGGTTTATGCAATATCTCAACACATCCGTCAAACATTAGATTTGGACAAAATATTACAGACTACTGTTACGGAAGTCCGGAATTTTCTGCAAAGCGATCGCGTCATCATCTACCGCTTTAACCCAGATTGGAGTGCTGTAGTAATTACTGAGTCTGTAGCAGAACCTTGGCGGCCGATTCTGAATATGAAAATTACAGAGAGTAACTTTATTGAAACTAAAGGAAAATTATCTGGGCAAAGTACGGTAGAAATTACTCCCAATATCTATAACGCAGGTTTTGCTCCTTACCATGTCGAGTTCTTAGAACAATTGCAAGTTAAAGCCAAGTTAGTTCTTCCCATTCTACATAAAAGTAATCTATGGGGTTTGTTGGTAGTACATCATTGCTGCGCCTTCCGTGAATGGCAACCAACTGAGATTCAACTACTGCAACAAATAGCCACCCAAACGGCGATCGCTATTCAACAATCAGAACTTCATCAGCGATTGCAAACTGCTAACAGAGAATTGAAAAATCTCGCAATGGTTGATCAATTAACAGGGATTGCCAATCGCCGACGGTTTGATCAAAAGCTTGATTGTGTATGGCGACATTTTTTGCGGGAACAAGGTAGTGTTTCACTACTGCTATGCGACATTGACTATTTCAAACGCTATAACGATACTTATGGCCATGCTGCTGGTGATGACTGCTTGCGTCTTGTTGCTGCGGCTTTTCAACAAACTGTCAAACGTTCTACTGATTTACCTGCTCGTTATGGTGGAGAAGAATTTGTAGTTATCTTACCTAATACCGACACTGAAGGTGCTTGGCAAGTCGCCCAAGAAATTCATCAAGCCGTTCAACAGTTGAATATTCCTCACTCTGCATCAGATGTTAAGCCTTATGTCACCTTAAGCATAGGTATTGCTACTGTTATTCCTAACTCTACTCTAACGCCATTAAATTTAATTGAAGCCGCAGATCAAGCTCTTTATCAAGCTAAAGCACAGGGACGCGATCGCGCTTTTATTAATGAAGAAGGGGAAAGGGGAAAGGGGAAAGGGGAAAGGGAACCCCATATTTGA
- a CDS encoding response regulator, translated as MYSLSKTIRTNKDVKILVVEDDYSLALNLQELLETWEYIVVGIANSAESAIEKAKALYPNLILMDIQLPREVDGMQVAKQIWNSLKIPIVYITAFYESKTWGSTEFLHPFAYIIKPVTYQQLYVAIETALERYAIEEFSNSVLQCVGHGIIVVDFQLRVSYLNQLAEIITGWQLNDAQGKSFSDILKLIDKSTQNLIKKAIVSSLQEQTILDKELSTLIVNKNGATIPITNRITSLINRQGFIVGAVIVIQNDT; from the coding sequence ATGTATAGCCTCTCAAAAACTATAAGGACAAACAAGGATGTAAAAATTCTAGTAGTTGAAGATGATTACTCTCTTGCACTCAACTTGCAAGAACTTTTAGAAACATGGGAATATATTGTTGTCGGTATTGCAAATTCTGCGGAAAGTGCAATTGAGAAAGCAAAGGCACTGTATCCAAACTTAATTTTAATGGATATTCAATTGCCTAGAGAAGTAGATGGGATGCAGGTAGCAAAACAAATCTGGAATAGTCTAAAAATTCCTATTGTTTATATTACAGCTTTTTATGAAAGTAAAACTTGGGGCAGTACAGAATTTCTACATCCTTTCGCCTATATTATCAAACCTGTAACTTATCAGCAACTTTACGTTGCAATTGAAACAGCGCTAGAACGTTATGCAATTGAAGAATTTTCAAATAGTGTACTCCAATGTGTAGGTCATGGAATAATTGTTGTTGATTTTCAATTAAGAGTTAGCTATCTCAATCAATTAGCAGAAATTATTACGGGATGGCAGTTAAATGATGCTCAAGGCAAGAGCTTCAGTGATATCCTCAAATTAATTGATAAATCAACACAAAATCTGATTAAGAAGGCTATAGTTTCATCTCTTCAAGAACAAACCATTCTTGATAAAGAATTGAGTACATTAATTGTTAATAAAAATGGTGCGACTATTCCTATAACTAATAGAATTACCTCTCTAATCAACAGACAAGGATTTATTGTTGGTGCAGTAATAGTTATCCAGAATGATACATAA
- a CDS encoding response regulator, translated as MNYQDLEKRKALIVDDEGCNRLCITYVLKQEGWEVNEAENGREAIEKVLAWQPHLLILDNQMPELTGVEVYKYLQLHGIKLAVVLISADTDLEKLASEVGIAYYLPKPFELEALLKTVDSAYENSFN; from the coding sequence ATGAATTACCAAGATTTAGAAAAACGTAAAGCATTAATTGTAGATGATGAAGGGTGCAACCGACTCTGCATTACTTATGTACTTAAACAAGAAGGTTGGGAGGTAAATGAGGCAGAAAATGGGCGAGAAGCAATAGAAAAAGTTTTGGCATGGCAACCACATCTATTGATTTTGGATAACCAAATGCCAGAATTAACGGGAGTGGAAGTTTACAAATATCTCCAATTACATGGCATTAAACTAGCGGTTGTCTTAATTTCCGCAGACACTGATTTAGAGAAATTAGCCTCAGAGGTAGGTATTGCTTATTATCTGCCAAAACCTTTTGAACTTGAGGCGTTACTAAAAACTGTTGATTCTGCTTACGAAAATTCTTTCAATTAA
- a CDS encoding ATP-binding protein encodes MQPSDKLNITEFITLEPINVSNCDREPIHIPGLIQPHGLLLTLREPELKILQISENVEQLLGFTPKQLIGQPLRRLCSTAKLNEIRQYIQKDNLEAFCPLEMKIRSAAILSPNQKVHWQNFKAMLHRSDGVLVLELEPSLITKNQQFLKFYHILKGAIAQIRQTQSFDDLLQTIVKQVRQITGFERVMVYQFATDNSGVVVAEDKAEHLESYLDLHYPASDIPQQARQLYYENWLRLIPNANYQGVRLIPSHNPINSQPLNLSQAHLRSVSPLHLQYLQNMGVTASMSISLINEKRLWGLIACHHYTPKYVDYETRKACEFLGQFASVELVYQQEQEMESYRSQIKSIQEQLRQVFSANFSFIEPVLRHNEVELLNLVHAQGVALILDNEVSLFGQTPSTYEVQELITWLSQQERQPIFVTDSLAKIYPQAQQFTTIASGVLAISIILRQKSYHLVWFRPEQIQTVNWVGDPHKPVSINTEGELSLTPRKSFELWKQTVQQTSLPWQPLEIEAATQMRNALMLAVLEFSQVALEQAAERAAIANRAKSQFLAKMSHELRTPLNAILGFTQLMSRANNTPTEFRENLNIITRSGEHLLTLINDVLEMSKIEAGQLILTETYFNLHRLLRSINDMFALRASQKGLNLISDWDATVPCYVCADEAKLRQILINLLANAIKFTATGTIIMRGRAFLSSNRQKQDTANHNTITTSNSPHLQPFVLHLEVEDTGCGIPASETESIFEAFMQTQQGRQAQGTGLGLSISRQFARLMNGDISVKSTGNQGSTFTCQVLLHLADSVDLIDSSLKPHVIGLEPGQPTYRILVAEDVVENRQLLIKLLETVGFEVSGAENGAQALSLCQEWLPHLIWMDIPMPVMDGYTATQKIRTTDAGKDVVIIALTASAFQEDYAASLQAGCNDYITKPFTETVLFDKMAHYLGVRYLYAQETASDLNLPTSQTKSLTPSDLRLMPPGWIAQVHEAALDLDDAKLYKLIQKIPSQNKSLADALKSLIDNFHHEAITTLTQP; translated from the coding sequence ATGCAACCATCAGACAAACTCAACATTACAGAATTTATTACCTTAGAACCAATCAATGTCAGCAACTGCGATCGCGAACCAATTCACATACCAGGATTAATCCAACCGCACGGGTTACTGCTGACATTGCGTGAACCAGAACTAAAGATTTTGCAGATTAGCGAAAATGTTGAGCAACTCTTGGGTTTTACCCCTAAACAACTGATTGGGCAACCATTACGCCGCCTATGCTCCACAGCAAAACTAAATGAAATACGCCAATATATCCAAAAAGATAATTTAGAGGCATTTTGTCCATTAGAAATGAAAATACGCAGTGCAGCAATATTATCACCTAATCAAAAAGTGCATTGGCAGAACTTCAAAGCTATGCTGCATCGCAGTGATGGAGTGTTAGTGCTGGAGCTAGAACCGAGTCTAATTACGAAAAATCAACAGTTTCTCAAGTTTTACCACATTTTAAAAGGAGCGATCGCCCAAATTCGCCAAACTCAAAGCTTTGATGATTTACTGCAAACCATAGTCAAACAAGTCAGACAAATTACTGGGTTTGAGCGCGTAATGGTTTATCAGTTTGCTACTGATAATAGCGGCGTTGTAGTTGCCGAAGACAAAGCCGAACACCTAGAGAGTTACTTAGATTTACATTATCCAGCCTCCGACATTCCTCAACAAGCCCGTCAATTGTATTACGAGAATTGGCTGCGGCTGATTCCCAACGCTAATTATCAAGGGGTGCGGCTAATTCCCTCCCATAATCCGATTAACTCGCAACCTTTAAATTTAAGTCAAGCTCATTTAAGAAGTGTATCCCCGCTTCATTTGCAATATCTGCAAAATATGGGAGTAACGGCTTCTATGTCGATTTCCCTAATTAACGAAAAACGACTTTGGGGTTTGATTGCTTGCCACCATTACACTCCCAAGTACGTTGATTATGAAACACGCAAAGCTTGTGAATTTTTAGGGCAGTTTGCTTCTGTGGAATTGGTTTATCAACAAGAGCAAGAGATGGAGAGTTATCGCTCCCAGATAAAATCTATCCAAGAACAATTGCGACAGGTATTTTCTGCTAATTTCAGCTTTATTGAACCAGTGCTTCGTCATAACGAAGTTGAGTTATTGAATTTGGTTCATGCTCAAGGAGTCGCACTCATCTTAGATAATGAAGTATCTCTATTTGGTCAAACGCCATCAACATATGAAGTTCAGGAATTGATTACTTGGCTGTCACAACAAGAGCGCCAACCAATTTTTGTTACTGATTCCCTCGCCAAAATTTATCCGCAGGCGCAGCAATTTACAACTATTGCCAGTGGTGTTTTAGCAATTTCTATTATTCTACGCCAAAAATCTTATCATCTTGTTTGGTTTAGACCAGAGCAAATTCAAACAGTCAATTGGGTAGGAGATCCCCATAAACCTGTCTCTATTAATACTGAAGGAGAACTTAGCCTAACTCCACGTAAGTCCTTTGAACTTTGGAAACAAACGGTACAACAAACATCGCTACCTTGGCAACCATTAGAAATTGAAGCTGCAACTCAAATGCGAAATGCTCTCATGCTGGCAGTGCTGGAGTTTTCGCAGGTTGCTTTAGAACAAGCCGCAGAACGTGCAGCGATCGCCAATCGTGCTAAAAGTCAGTTTCTCGCCAAAATGAGCCACGAACTCCGCACTCCACTTAATGCAATTTTGGGTTTTACTCAATTAATGTCACGCGCTAATAATACTCCCACCGAATTTAGAGAAAACTTGAATATTATTACCCGCAGTGGAGAACACCTACTGACATTAATCAACGACGTTTTAGAGATGTCCAAAATCGAAGCTGGACAATTGATACTTACCGAAACTTACTTTAATTTGCATCGGCTGTTGCGCTCTATTAACGATATGTTTGCGCTCAGAGCCTCTCAGAAAGGTTTAAATCTTATCAGCGACTGGGATGCTACAGTTCCCTGTTACGTATGTGCCGATGAAGCCAAACTCCGGCAAATTTTGATCAACTTATTAGCCAACGCCATTAAATTTACCGCCACAGGAACTATTATCATGCGTGGACGGGCTTTTCTGTCTAGCAATCGCCAAAAGCAGGACACAGCAAACCACAACACCATTACTACGTCTAATTCCCCTCATCTTCAACCATTCGTACTACACCTAGAAGTTGAAGATACTGGATGTGGTATTCCCGCTTCAGAAACGGAATCTATTTTTGAAGCTTTCATGCAAACACAACAGGGTCGTCAAGCTCAAGGCACAGGTTTAGGTTTATCTATCAGTCGCCAGTTTGCCAGATTGATGAATGGCGACATTAGCGTAAAAAGCACTGGCAATCAAGGTTCTACTTTCACTTGTCAAGTATTACTGCATTTAGCTGACTCGGTAGATTTAATCGATTCCTCTCTCAAGCCCCATGTGATTGGCTTAGAACCTGGACAACCCACTTACCGGATTTTAGTGGCTGAAGATGTTGTAGAAAATCGCCAACTACTGATTAAGTTATTAGAAACAGTTGGGTTTGAGGTTTCTGGTGCAGAGAATGGCGCTCAAGCACTCTCCCTTTGCCAAGAATGGCTTCCTCACCTAATTTGGATGGATATTCCAATGCCTGTGATGGATGGATATACTGCTACTCAAAAAATTCGCACCACCGACGCAGGCAAAGATGTGGTAATTATTGCTTTGACTGCTTCGGCTTTTCAAGAAGACTATGCTGCTAGTCTACAAGCAGGTTGTAACGACTATATTACCAAACCTTTTACAGAAACGGTGTTGTTTGACAAGATGGCACATTACTTAGGAGTGCGCTATCTTTACGCCCAAGAAACCGCATCTGATTTAAACTTGCCAACCTCACAGACAAAATCTCTGACTCCTAGTGACTTGCGCCTTATGCCACCAGGATGGATTGCTCAAGTACATGAAGCTGCTTTGGATCTAGATGATGCCAAACTCTACAAACTTATACAGAAAATCCCCAGCCAGAATAAATCCCTTGCTGATGCGCTGAAATCTTTAATTGATAACTTTCATCACGAAGCGATCACCACCTTGACCCAGCCTTAA
- a CDS encoding hybrid sensor histidine kinase/response regulator, with the protein MPRPLKPASQTNILLVDDTPDNLRLLSKILEVQGYIVRKSLNGKMALQAAVREPPDLILLDINMPEMNGYELCQQLKLEKITKNIPIIFISAIDDIKDKIKAFEIGGQDYITKPFQELEVIARIRNQLLIQEQQYQLEQEIQERLHAEKQIKLLNQDLEKRVQLRTQQLQQSLDFEATLKRITDKVRDTLNQHQILQSAVQELALALQLKCCDAAIYTNYHESSVIRYQYAALEENPNQGQLSHTADAPEIYHQLQQQKSYLAFCQIEPLPIRNESAILACPIFDEQVEEIGILGDLWLFKPTEETFSQMEINLVQQVANQCAIALRQARLYEASQAQVQELHRLNQLKDDFLNTITHELRSPIANMKMMIQLLTAFFQQGEGLIQGLPQSLLHEHQIVEYLNLLNKDCEYELKLIEDILLLQHLEAGTYPQQLIKINLQDLIGHIIEPLAIKIKNQQQTFSVNILADLPTIEIDSFSLGRIITELINNAYKYTPPGENISLSATVVDDNTVLSDNVFILSRRHISFIELIVTNTGITIPPEERSRIFDKFYRINGSHPGKNGSTGLGLALVKKLVENLNGHIFVESLNNITQFTVRFPLIN; encoded by the coding sequence ATGCCTAGACCCCTCAAACCTGCTTCACAAACCAATATCCTACTCGTAGACGATACCCCTGACAATCTACGGTTGTTATCCAAAATCTTAGAAGTTCAAGGTTATATTGTCCGCAAATCACTCAATGGCAAAATGGCTTTACAGGCAGCAGTGCGAGAACCTCCTGATTTAATTTTGCTTGATATTAATATGCCCGAAATGAACGGTTATGAACTTTGTCAGCAATTAAAACTAGAAAAAATAACTAAGAATATTCCTATTATTTTTATTAGCGCTATTGATGATATTAAAGATAAAATCAAAGCTTTTGAAATTGGTGGTCAAGACTACATCACTAAACCATTCCAAGAATTAGAAGTTATTGCTCGAATTAGAAACCAATTACTTATCCAAGAACAGCAATATCAATTAGAACAAGAAATCCAAGAACGTCTTCACGCCGAAAAACAAATTAAGCTACTTAATCAAGATTTAGAAAAACGGGTACAACTCCGTACTCAACAATTGCAGCAGTCTTTAGACTTTGAGGCGACCCTGAAACGAATTACTGATAAAGTTCGAGATACACTCAATCAACATCAAATTCTGCAAAGTGCCGTACAAGAATTAGCTCTAGCACTACAACTTAAATGCTGTGATGCCGCAATTTATACAAACTATCACGAATCCTCAGTTATTCGCTACCAATATGCTGCTTTAGAGGAAAATCCTAATCAGGGGCAATTGTCACACACAGCCGATGCACCAGAGATTTATCACCAGTTACAACAACAAAAGTCATATTTAGCTTTCTGCCAAATTGAGCCTCTCCCTATTCGTAACGAATCAGCCATTTTGGCCTGTCCCATATTTGATGAACAGGTAGAAGAAATCGGCATTTTAGGCGATTTATGGTTATTTAAACCTACCGAGGAAACTTTCTCCCAAATGGAAATTAATTTAGTCCAACAAGTCGCTAATCAATGTGCGATCGCTCTACGCCAAGCTCGTCTTTATGAAGCTTCTCAAGCCCAAGTTCAAGAACTCCACCGACTTAACCAACTCAAAGATGATTTTCTCAACACCATTACTCATGAGTTGCGTTCTCCTATCGCTAATATGAAAATGATGATTCAGTTATTAACGGCTTTTTTCCAGCAAGGCGAGGGATTAATTCAAGGATTACCTCAATCCTTGTTGCATGAGCATCAGATTGTTGAATATCTTAATTTATTAAATAAAGATTGCGAATACGAGTTAAAATTAATTGAAGATATTTTACTTTTACAACATTTAGAAGCTGGAACATATCCTCAGCAATTAATAAAAATTAATCTGCAAGATTTGATTGGACATATTATCGAGCCATTAGCTATCAAAATTAAAAATCAACAGCAAACTTTTAGTGTGAATATTTTAGCTGACTTACCAACCATTGAAATTGATTCTTTCAGCCTTGGGCGAATTATTACAGAACTAATCAATAATGCTTACAAATATACTCCACCTGGAGAAAATATTTCTTTGTCTGCTACTGTTGTCGATGACAATACTGTACTTTCTGATAATGTTTTTATTCTTTCCCGTCGTCATATTTCATTTATAGAGTTAATTGTTACAAATACAGGAATAACTATTCCCCCTGAAGAACGTTCTCGTATTTTTGATAAATTTTATCGTATTAATGGTTCTCATCCTGGTAAAAATGGTAGTACTGGTCTAGGTCTGGCATTGGTGAAAAAATTAGTTGAAAATCTAAATGGACATATTTTTGTTGAAAGTTTAAATAACATTACTCAATTCACTGTACGATTTCCTCTCATTAATTGA